One Brassica napus cultivar Da-Ae chromosome C4, Da-Ae, whole genome shotgun sequence genomic region harbors:
- the LOC106396842 gene encoding myosin-16-like isoform X3, protein MSHLAKWSPDNGYYKLKSKAASVIQAYWRGYSAITDYKKLERVSLVYQSKLRGRTAKKTVGTVKSGCLFSMSDQFSQLKSFLRSASMSSTLVTSAPVVRDDLADRSENSEASSTDSDFTFPAPSSSSSVDNPTASSHCSRSINHRGQRSVEQ, encoded by the exons ATGAG TCACCTTGCAAAGTGGAGTCCGGACAATGGCTACTATAAATTGAAATCTAAGGCAGCGAGTGTGATCCAG GCTTACTGGCGTGGTTACAGTGCTATAACTGACTACAAGAAATTGGAAAGAGTTTCTCTTGTTTATCAAAGTAAACTCAGAGGAAGAACTGCCAAAAAAACAGTTGGGACAGTCAAATCAG GTTGTTTATTTTCTATGTCTGACCAATTCTCGCAACTGAAGTCCTTCTTGAGATCTGCTTCTATGTCTTCAACGTTGGTTACTTCAGCGCCAGTTGTACGTGATGATCTTGCTGACAGGTCTGAGAACTCGGAAGCTTCATCAACTGATTCTGATTTCACATTTccagctccttcttcttcttcttctgtagaTAATCCAACAGCTTCAAGTCATTGTTCGAGATCTATCAACCACAGAGGCCAAAGGTCAGTG GAACAGTGA
- the LOC106396842 gene encoding myosin-16-like isoform X2 has translation MRSVIGCGYVKSHLAKWSPDNGYYKLKSKAASVIQAYWRGYSAITDYKKLERVSLVYQSKLRGRTAKKTVGTVKSGCLFSMSDQFSQLKSFLRSASMSSTLVTSAPVVRDDLADRSENSEASSTDSDFTFPAPSSSSSVDNPTASSHCSRSINHRGQRNSEL, from the exons ATGAGGTCAGTCATAGGTTGTGGCTATGTGAAAAG TCACCTTGCAAAGTGGAGTCCGGACAATGGCTACTATAAATTGAAATCTAAGGCAGCGAGTGTGATCCAG GCTTACTGGCGTGGTTACAGTGCTATAACTGACTACAAGAAATTGGAAAGAGTTTCTCTTGTTTATCAAAGTAAACTCAGAGGAAGAACTGCCAAAAAAACAGTTGGGACAGTCAAATCAG GTTGTTTATTTTCTATGTCTGACCAATTCTCGCAACTGAAGTCCTTCTTGAGATCTGCTTCTATGTCTTCAACGTTGGTTACTTCAGCGCCAGTTGTACGTGATGATCTTGCTGACAGGTCTGAGAACTCGGAAGCTTCATCAACTGATTCTGATTTCACATTTccagctccttcttcttcttcttctgtagaTAATCCAACAGCTTCAAGTCATTGTTCGAGATCTATCAACCACAGAGGCCAAAG GAACAGTGAACTATGA
- the LOC106396842 gene encoding myosin-16-like isoform X1 has translation MRSVIGCGYVKSHLAKWSPDNGYYKLKSKAASVIQAYWRGYSAITDYKKLERVSLVYQSKLRGRTAKKTVGTVKSGCLFSMSDQFSQLKSFLRSASMSSTLVTSAPVVRDDLADRSENSEASSTDSDFTFPAPSSSSSVDNPTASSHCSRSINHRGQRSVEQ, from the exons ATGAGGTCAGTCATAGGTTGTGGCTATGTGAAAAG TCACCTTGCAAAGTGGAGTCCGGACAATGGCTACTATAAATTGAAATCTAAGGCAGCGAGTGTGATCCAG GCTTACTGGCGTGGTTACAGTGCTATAACTGACTACAAGAAATTGGAAAGAGTTTCTCTTGTTTATCAAAGTAAACTCAGAGGAAGAACTGCCAAAAAAACAGTTGGGACAGTCAAATCAG GTTGTTTATTTTCTATGTCTGACCAATTCTCGCAACTGAAGTCCTTCTTGAGATCTGCTTCTATGTCTTCAACGTTGGTTACTTCAGCGCCAGTTGTACGTGATGATCTTGCTGACAGGTCTGAGAACTCGGAAGCTTCATCAACTGATTCTGATTTCACATTTccagctccttcttcttcttcttctgtagaTAATCCAACAGCTTCAAGTCATTGTTCGAGATCTATCAACCACAGAGGCCAAAGGTCAGTG GAACAGTGA